A single Opisthocomus hoazin isolate bOpiHoa1 chromosome 1, bOpiHoa1.hap1, whole genome shotgun sequence DNA region contains:
- the DYNLT3 gene encoding dynein light chain Tctex-type 3 isoform X2 — translation MIFNADEAHNIVKECIESVLGKADYNHNKVNQWTAAIVEQSLTHLVKLGKTYKYIVTCAVMQRSGAGLHTASSCFWDTTTDGTCTVRWENRTMNCIVNVFAVAIIL, via the exons ATGATCTTCAATGCTGATGAGGCCCACAACATAGTTAAGGAG TGCATAGAAAGTGTTTTAGGCAAGGCAGATTATAATCACAACAAAGTCAACCAGTGGACTGCTGCTATAGTGGAACAGTCGCTGACACACCTGGTAAAACTCGGGAAAACATATAAGTACATCG TAACCTGTGCGGTGATGCAGAGGAGTGGAGCTGGCCTTCACACAGCAAGCTCGTGCTTCTGGGATACCACAACTGATG GAACCTGCACAGTGAGATGGGAAAACCGAACAATGAACTGCATTGTCAATGTGTTTGCTGTTGCTATTATCCTGTAG
- the DYNLT3 gene encoding dynein light chain Tctex-type 3 isoform X1, with product MEEFHPHNDEMIFNADEAHNIVKECIESVLGKADYNHNKVNQWTAAIVEQSLTHLVKLGKTYKYIVTCAVMQRSGAGLHTASSCFWDTTTDGTCTVRWENRTMNCIVNVFAVAIIL from the exons ATGGAGGAGTTTCACCCGCACAACGATGAG ATGATCTTCAATGCTGATGAGGCCCACAACATAGTTAAGGAG TGCATAGAAAGTGTTTTAGGCAAGGCAGATTATAATCACAACAAAGTCAACCAGTGGACTGCTGCTATAGTGGAACAGTCGCTGACACACCTGGTAAAACTCGGGAAAACATATAAGTACATCG TAACCTGTGCGGTGATGCAGAGGAGTGGAGCTGGCCTTCACACAGCAAGCTCGTGCTTCTGGGATACCACAACTGATG GAACCTGCACAGTGAGATGGGAAAACCGAACAATGAACTGCATTGTCAATGTGTTTGCTGTTGCTATTATCCTGTAG